Proteins encoded within one genomic window of Aspergillus nidulans FGSC A4 chromosome VII:
- a CDS encoding protein CYP666A1 (transcript_id=CADANIAT00008395), producing the protein MLVFTIPLATALIYITHSAFSFLSNLYLVCKTCPSLPRVLFPVSEVNLLYLALFESRWFNHIRRYWLPTSIADYIADAAFRGRWDVKDRLARKYGGFYLFVAPGLISCHVGDAEVVSQVVKERKGFVKPVKHLEAFEMYGRNVLTSEGSEWAYHHRYSASAFSDKNNGLVWQESAIQAQEMLAYWEKKFNASNGSDRFTVPDVREDILKLSLNIICSAGFGVRLPYRPATSATAERDKDSAEDLFRDAATPASGYHFTFRGVMEYMNRSMMSVFIANGILPKWIPRMLVPFFKTDFAAHEDLKKYLHALIEVTENSEHERHNLLGRLVAARREEQSVRCSGSGPGLSNAEILGNTYIFSLAGHETTATTMRFALPLLAIHQDVQDRLYKELEEALRDQPANPAEWEYSTVFPRLVTPLCIMLETLRLYPPVVSIPKMTTTHMAEITYKGERHCLPPNVRVNLNANVLHYSEAYWGPDADSFDPRRWDKRNAGSFLARNASARGLSGPGLESPNVHKPVRGAFIPFSDGLRACMGRKFAQVEFIATLAVIFHRYRVTLVRVGQETEDDARKRVEKALRQSSTLITLALGGVVPLAFVRRTGVAAEDDA; encoded by the exons ATGCTCGTCTTCACAATCCCACTCGCAACAGCCCTAATCTACATAACCCActcagccttctccttcctctccaaccTCTACCTCGTCTGCAAAACATGTCCCTCTCTCCCGCGTGTTCTCTTTCCTGTATCCGAAGTCAATCTACTCTATCTCGCGCTCTTTGAGTCCCGCTGGTTCAATCATATCCGTCGGTACTGGCTACCCACCAGTATCGCGGACTACATCGCGGATGCAGCTTTTAGAGGCAGATGGGACGTCAAGGACCGACTCGCAAGGAAGTACGGCGGTTTCTACCTCTTTGTTGCGCCGGGATTGATCAGTTGCCATGTGGGCGATGCGGAGGTCGTGAGCCAGGTCGTTAAGGAGAGAAAAGGGTTTGTCAAGCCTGTTAAGCATCTGG AGGCGTTCGAGATGTATGGACGTAACGTGTTGACT TCTGAAGGAAGCGAATGGGCTTATCATCATCGGTATTCCGCATCCGCATTCAGTGACAAGAACAACGGTCTCGTCTGGCAGGAGAGTGCCATCCAGGCGCAGGAGATGCTAGCGTACTGGGAAAAGAAATTCAACGCTTCTAATGGAAGCGATAGGTTCACAGTTCCAGATGTACGAGAGGACATCCTCAAGCTTTCGCTGAATATCATATGCAGTGCCGGTTTCGGGGTTAGGCTCCCCTATAGACCAGCGACATCAGCCACAGCTGAGCGCGACAAGGATAGCGCGGAGGACTTATTCAGAGATGCAGCCACCCCCGCGTCAGGGTACCATTTCACGTTCCGTGGCGTTATGGAGTATATGAATCGATCTATGATGTCTGTCTTCATCGCAAATGGAATCCTGCCGAAGTGGATTCCGCGCATGTTAGTGCCCTTCTTCAAAACCGATTTTGCGGCACATGAGGACCTAAAGAAATATTTGCATGCGTTGATTGAGGTCACCGAAAATTCTGAACATGAGAGGCATAACCTGCTGGGAAGGCTTGTTGCCGCACGAAGAGAGGAACAAAGTGTACggtgctctggctctgggccTGGTCTCTCCAATGCAGAGATTCTAGGTAACACTTACATATTCTCGCTTGCGGGCCATGAGACAACAGCGACAACCATGCGATTTGCGTTGCCTCTACTTGCTATCCACCAAGATGTTCAAGATAGATTATATAAGGAATTGGAAGAGGCTTTGCGTGATCAGCCCGCTAACCCGGCTGAGTGGGAGTATTCAACGGTCTTCCCGAGACTGGTGACTCCACTGTGTATTATG CTTGAGACCCTTCGTTTGTACCCACCGGTTGTAAGTATTCCCAAAATGACGACAACGCACATGGCGGAAATTACCTATAAGGGCGAACGGCATTGCTTGCCCCCAAATGTGCGAGTCAATCTCAACGCCAATGTTCTCCACTACTCAGAAGCATACTGGGGCCCAGACGCGGACAGTTTTGATCCTCGTCGTTGGGACAAACGCAACGCTGGTAGTTTTCTTGCAAGAAACGCCAGCGCTAGAGGGCTTTCTGGGCCAGGGCTGGAGTCGCCTAACGTTCACAAGCCTGTCCGAGGCGCATTCATTCCTTTCAGCGACGGCTTGAGGGCATGCATGGGGAGGAAGTTTGCCCAGGTAGAGTTTATTGCTACACTCGCTGTCATCTTCCACCGATATCGAGTGACGCTGGTTAGAGTGGGACAGGAGACCGAAGATGATGCAAGGAAACGGGTAGAGAAAGCTTTGCGTCAAAGCTCAACCTTGATCACATTGGCACTGGGAGGTGTGGTGCCGCTAGCTTTTGTGAGAAGGACGGGTGTAGCTGCGGAAGACGACGCTTAA
- a CDS encoding tRNA methyltransferase TRM7 (transcript_id=CADANIAT00008397) — protein MGKSSKDKRDAYYRLAKEQNWRARSAFKLIQIDEQFDLFEHENPEKVTRVVDLCAAPGSWSQVLSRVLIKGESFGRRSWVEKRRKEQAALENLDGDAPAANQGADITDSTALKPRKNVKIVSIDLQPMAPLQGITTLQADITHPSTIPLLLQALDPEAYDSTSSTPHAVRQPHPVDLVISDGAPDVTGLHDLDIYIQSQLLYSALNLALGVLRPGGKFVAKIFRDRDVDLLYSQLRTVFERVSVAKPRSSRASSLEAFIVCEGFIPPAIHDTLLGMDTLKNPLFGGAAIPQPVSADGNIAVKVPEEKPSIKKSAITSSDSATRDAQTRLLHNDSGDSTTPEPLFNNPQKFAAENRWIPSFIACGDLSAWDSDASYTLPPDYVNLDPVQPPMAPPYRRALELRKEKGGAYGKTKLGTMGRA, from the coding sequence ATGGGAAAGTCCTCGAAGGACAAGCGCGATGCGTACTACCGTCTCGCGAAGGAACAAAATTGGCGCGCCCGATCCGCTTTTAAACTCATCCAAATCGACGAACAATTTGATCTATTCGAGCATGAGAATCCGGAGAAAGTGACCCGGGTAGTCGACCTTTGCGCCGCGCCCGGTAGTTGGAGTCAGGTGCTCAGCCGAGTACTGATCAAAGGCGAGAGCTTTGGCCGCCGGTCTTGGGTCGAGAAGAGACGCAAGGAACAGGCGGCATTGGAGAACTTAGACGGAGATGCACCGGCGGCGAACCAGGGCGCAGACATTACAGACTCAACTGCATTGAAGCCGCGGAAGAACGTCAAAATTGTTTCTATAGACCTGCAGCCTATGGCACCCCTCCAAGGCATTACAACCCTCCAAGCCGACATCACTCACCCCTCCACGATCCCTCTTCTCCTACAAGCCCTAGATCCCGAAGCCTACGACTCTACATCTTCCACGCCGCATGCAGTCCGCCAGCCACATCCAGTCGACCTTGTCATCTCCGATGGTGCTCCTGACGTTACTGGTCTTCACGATTTAGACATCTACATCCAGTCCCAACTCCTTTATTCCGCACTCAACCTAGCCCTAGGTGTCCTCCGACCAGGAGGCAAGTTCGTTGCCAAGATCTTCCGTGACCGCGACGTAGATCTCCTCTATTCCCAGCTCCGGACTGTCTTCGAGCGTGTAAGCGTTGCGAAGCCAAGGAGTAGTCGCGCCAGTTCTCTGGAAGCCTTTATCGTCTGCGAGGGTTTCATCCCACCAGCCATTCACGATACCTTGCTTGGCATGGACACCCTGAAAAATCCTCTCTTCGGCGGCGCAGCAATCCCGCAGCCCGTATCAGCGGATGGGAACATCGCTGTCAAAGTGCCAGAAGAGAAGCCGAGCATAAAGAAGTCCGCTATCACGTCATCAGACTCTGCAACGAGAGATGCGCAAACTCGGTTATTACACAATGACTCTGGCGACTCAACAACGCCAGAACCTCTCTTTAACAATCCCCAGAAGTTCGCTGCAGAGAACAGGTGGATTCCCTCGTTCATTGCATGTGGTGACCTCTCCGCTTGGGATTCGGATGCGTCATACACGCTGCCTCCTGATTATGTTA
- the mak5 gene encoding putative ATP-dependent RNA helicase mak5 (transcript_id=CADANIAT00008396): MGQKRQRDQKGPTLHVRKRKRTGKPTNVAERESKPEVVVGVDDLNWKEVALPDRLDNFEGFFGLEEIEGVDIVRPQGNGQLRFKSAPGKPGKSILKKPTPKSEETEFDDEWNGFSDEDLEKKEGASTVNEVAKAADVNGKKGKDAKNKKDIKAKEPKKKLKEQKEKDGAQAKDRSITSGLSFAALEDEADDDGADISAWEPLGLSPETLTSLSKLKFSTPTSVQKSCIPPILDGHDVIGKASTGSGKTLAFGLPILEHYLERERRKTIDSEEEKEKIPIALILSPTRELAHQLQKHIYGLISNAPGVNARTALLTGGLSVQKQQRLLETADIVIGTPGRVWEVLRTGQGLIRRMQGIKFLVIDEADRLLSEGHFKEVEDILSSLDRVEDGGPPDEEDDSSEENVVPGVERQTLVFSATFHRDLQQKLAGKGKWTGGDIMNKKESMEYLLQKLNFREEKPKFIDVNPVSQMAEGLKEGIVECPAMEKDLYLYTLLLYHPKHRTLVFTNSISAVRRITQLLQTLQLPALALHSSMAQKARLRSVERFSSSTANPGTILVATDVAARGLDIKGIDFVIHYHAPRTADTYVHRSGRTARAGASGKSVIICSPEEMVGVVRLAAKVHANMANGKKLPLESLELDRRIVSRVRQRVVLAARITDSNIAKEKITTEDNWLRNAAEDLGVEYDSDEFDQAKGWGRGRGRGRQERDRQVGSTSKAELAGLRAELKELLSQRVNLGVSERYLTSGRVDIEALLREEGNNSFLGQVDPLGF, translated from the exons ATGGGTCAGAAGCGTCAGCGTGACCAGAAAGGTCCAACTCTGCATGTCAGAAAGCGAAAgaggactgggaagccaacCAATGTGGCCGAGAGAGAGTCCAAGCCGGAGGTTGTTGTCGGGGTGGACGATCTCAATTGGAAGGAGGTAGCGCTGCCTGACCGACTTGATAACTTTGAGGGTTTCTTTGGACTGGAGGAAATTGAAGGAGTGGATATTGTTCGGCCGCAGGGTAATGGACAGCTCCGATTCAAG TCTGCCCCAGGAAAGCCGGGGAAATCCATTTTAAAAAAGCCTACGCCGAAATCAGAAGAAACCGAGTTTGACGATGAATGGAATGGTTTCAGCGACGAGGATTtagagaaaaaggagggCGCCTCGACAGTAAATGAAGTGGCCAAAGCGGCAGATGTGAACGgaaagaaagggaaagaTGCTAAGAATaagaaggatatcaaggCAAAAGAGCCTaagaagaagttgaaggagcagaaagagaaggacggAGCCCAGGCAAAGGACCGCAGCATTACATCTGGGCTTTCATTCGCTGCTCtagaagacgaagcagatgatgatggcgcgGACATTTCTGCCTGGGAACCTCTTGGTTTATCTCCAGAGACCCTCACCAGTTTGTCAAAATTGAAGTTCAGCACCCCAACCTCAGTTCAGAAGTCATGCATACCCCCAATTctggatggccatgatgTTATCGGCAAAGCCTCAACTGGTTCAGGAAAGACCCTGGCCTTTGGCTTACCAATTTTGGAACATTATCTTGAacgcgagagaagaaagactATTGActctgaggaggagaaggagaagattcCAATTGCATTGATCCTGTCGCCGACCCGAGAGCTCGCGCATCAGCTCCAGAAGCATATTTATGGTCTCATCTCGAACGCACCCGGAGTTAATGCTCGAACCGCGCTTTTGACTGGTGGTCTCTCCgtgcagaagcagcagaggctACTTGAGACGGCTGACATTGTTATTGGTACCCCCGGTCGAGTTTGGGAAGTCCTTCGCACAGGACAGGGCCTAATCCGGAGAATGCAAGGCATCAAGTTCCTTGTTATTGACGAGGCCGATAGACTTCTGAGTGAAGGTCACTTTaaggaggtcgaggataTTCTAAGCTCGCTTGACCGCGTTGAGGATGGAGGTCCGcccgatgaagaagacgactCGTCCGAAGAAAATGTTGTTCCTGGTGTTGAAAGGCAGACTCTGGTTTTTTCTGCTACTTTTCACCGTGATTTGCAGCAGAAACTTGCAGGAAAAGGCAAGTGGACGGGCGGAGACATCATGAACAAGAAGGAATCCATGGAGTACCTCCTGCAGAAGTTGAACTTCAGAGAGGAGAAACCCAAGTTTATCGACGTCAATCCTGTCTCACAGATGGCTGAGGGGCTCAAAGAGGGAATTGTGGAATGTCCCGCAATGGAGAAG GATCTCTACTTATACACACTGCTTCTCTACCATCCCAAACACCGCACCCTAGTCTTCACAAACTCCATTTCCGCAGTTCGACGCATAACACAACTTCTTCAAACGCTACAACTTCCTGCCCTGGCTCTCCATTCATCAATGGCCCAAAAGGCCCGTCTACGTTCCGTTGAACgtttctcatcttcaaccgCGAACCCAGGCACGATCCTCGTCGCCACTGACGTTGCGGCGCGCGGTCTCGATATCAAGGGCATTGACTTTGTCATTCACTACCACGCACCGCGCACTGCTGACACCTATGTCCACCGATCCGGCCGTACAGCACGTGCGGGCGCCTCCGGAAAGAGCGTTATTATCTGCTCTCCAGAGGAGATGGTTGGAGTGGTCCGTCTAGCCGCCAAAGTCCATGCCAACATGGCCAATGGCAAGAAGCTGCCACTTGAGTCTCTAGAACTGGATCGCCGTATCGTTTCGCGAGTCAGGCAACGCGTCGTGCTTGCCGCCCGTATCACCGACTCCAACATCGCGAAAGAGAAGATCACCACAGAGGACAACTGGCTCCggaatgctgctgaagacCTCGGTGTCGAGTATGACAGTGACGAATTCGACCAGGCCAAGGGATGGGGTCGCGGGCGTGGTCGTGGACGGCAAGAACGTGACCGACAAGTCGGCAGCACATCCAAGGCTGAGCTGGCCGGTCTTCGTGCCGAGTTGAAGGAACTCCTATCCCAGCGGGTGAACCTCGGGGTCAGCGAACGGTATCTCACTTCCGGGCGGGTTGATATTGAGGCGTTGCTACGTGAGGAGGGTAACAACTCTTTTCTGGGCCAGGTTGATCCCCTGGGTTTCTAA